The sequence ggggtgcgttcgtttcacctctcttgggcatgttccaactgttctgtcctctccagatatcgtaagacttattgGTTGTAAGgatttgtaacgttttgtattgagatacttacttgtctgaactttattgttaatgaaaatgagcacgaactgtgaagaaaaacctcacaaatgaacgacaagcaaacgacaacaaatcggatgttgattgcgcgaaccgtgcatgagaaaacaaaccgaaccaaaatgataacggtcacgtggtataccaacatctgtgatgttgaaacgggaagatcccctctaaaaatagattggacctcgtctgctcaacgtttttttctcgaggGCACGcgcctttttaagaaatacaaaaaatgcatttcgtggtcttacaaacatcaggattaccaggattaccaaaaacacttcaggaaatgtgtattctaaataataaaatgtaagtaaagtgtaattttatttgtgaaaaaaatgggtttaatagcaaaaaacaacgccgtaatgcttaacaactagccgttactagggcgtgtccctttaaagtatttGATCTGTTTCGTCATTTTAAACCGTCTCGTTTCACAAACACAAAGTCAGTCTGAAGAGTTTCACGGGTTGGCTTTCATCCATCTAAATATTTTAACGTGTCCATCTTCCTGGGTCACATAAAGTGTATCCTGGTCACAACAGACAAACCAAGGTCTGGACAATCCATCCTGGCgcgtgatgacgtcacggatGACCTCTCCATCACTTGACAACTGGACAATACAATTTGTCTGAAcatcacaaacataaacaaactcTTCCATGTCACACGCGACACCGCGTAGATGACGTAGCTTTGCTGAATCACGTGACTGCCACGTGACGAGTCCtgatgacgtcacacatttCAAACTGTTGTTCTCTGATACAACAACCAGAGAGTCGCCTTTCACTGTGAGACACGAGGGGCTTGGGATCAAGTCGTGGGGGAGAGACTGAATGACGCGACCCCCCTCATCCAGTATGTCTACAGACACACCATCACCATTCCACACACTGACCGCCAGATGGTTGCTAGGTAACACTGATATGTATTCGTACGGTTTCCCAATGTTCAGTGTGTTTGTCAGGCGGATGTCATCTTGTATATCCAGATATAATATTTGACGTTTCCATGGCAGGACTACAACAACCTGCTGGTCACGTGACCTAGCAAGGCCGCGTGGTTGACTGAGAAGATCGTATTTAAACAGTTTAAAGTTTTCAAccgaaaaatattttacacagaaGTTGAAGAAATCACTTACAACAATTTTCTTAGATCTTTCTCCTCCCAGCACTGCGATGGAATCTAGATGAGGATTACGTTTATCTGATGATATCTTTGTGTGAAATGTCTGTGTcagtgtcagtctgtctgtgtgCCTGTCTGTCGGGGTGTCTGtcagtgtctgtctgtctgtctgggtgTCTGTCCAGGTGTCTGTcagtgtctgcctgtctgtcagAGATTTTATGTCGGGTTTTAATATTTCTCCAATGTCAACAGAAAAAGTTtcagtgtttttctttttcgaGTCGGTCAAAGTAATTTTCAACTCGGGAATTTCAGTTTTAGGATTTGTTTGAGAAATTTCTGAagctatttttgttaatttagaaagatttattttgaTGTCAGAATCTGACCCTGATTTTATGAGGTTTTCGCCCAGTTTTAAGTTTTCTTTTGCTTTTTGCAATAAATGTTTATCTTCAGTGAATAGTGTGTCAATGTCTTTGTTAGTAATTACAACAGAAGTTTCTAAATATTTCTTCAGCCTGTTCTGCTCCGCGTGGACAGTTTCCGTCAGTTTCTGGATTATCTCCGCCCCTCTCCGGTCGATCTCTCCAGACACCTCCGCCGCGCTGACTGCCAGACCAGACTGTAATCTGTCCACTTCATTCTTGATGTTGTCCTCAAGAATTCCGCAAAGAGATCGCAGCGTCTTGCAGGCTAACTGTAAAGCATTTTTTAGTGGCCGTTTCAGTGCGGAGGGGGCATCACCtaggaaattaaattacaaactatcaataattacatgtatatttacatgaATATTATGGCGTATCTCCCCATAGATATCTACCTCAATacgtatattaataataataaactcacAGCTGTACCCATAGATAGCTACCTCAATACGTGACCTCGCATGTAGATATATCTACCTCAATacgtgatattaataataataaactcacCCTGTAGCTGTACTCGTAGATATCTACCTCAATACgtgatattaataacaataatcgCAGCTGTACCCATAAACCCATATATATTACCTCAGTACATGCTAGAtatctaataataaataataataaactcatagCTGTACTAcctcatatatataaaaactcaAGCTACATAGATATCTACCTCaatatgtgatattaataataataaactcacAGCTGTACCCATAGATAAAATTTATCTAAGCCTAAtactgtgtttgtgtatttgtgcgAGTTCACTGTAAAATAGTTATAATTAGCAACATGCAAATTGGTTAACCCTTCATTCTACTCGATGTTTTGCTTAAATGTTTTCGGATGTAttatttagaagaaaaacaacaaccccaaaacaactcACATCTGCATTCTACTATTGTGGCGTTTATTtaagattaaaaatatactagtatattaaatagTACAAACTAATATTATAAATTCTGTATTTCAAtattgtgattttttaaaataaacaattctcaGAATACTGTCCGAATAAAACtgtataaataattttcttttatttctttatttcttaataataataataataataataa comes from Gigantopelta aegis isolate Gae_Host chromosome 13, Gae_host_genome, whole genome shotgun sequence and encodes:
- the LOC121387318 gene encoding uncharacterized protein LOC121387318; amino-acid sequence: MGDAPSALKRPLKNALQLACKTLRSLCGILEDNIKNEVDRLQSGLAVSAAEVSGEIDRRGAEIIQKLTETVHAEQNRLKKYLETSVVITNKDIDTLFTEDKHLLQKAKENLKLGENLIKSGSDSDIKINLSKLTKIASEISQTNPKTEIPELKITLTDSKKKNTETFSVDIGEILKPDIKSLTDRQTLTDTWTDTQTDRQTLTDTPTDRHTDRLTLTQTFHTKISSDKRNPHLDSIAVLGGERSKKIVVSDFFNFCVKYFSVENFKLFKYDLLSQPRGLARSRDQQVVVVLPWKRQILYLDIQDDIRLTNTLNIGKPYEYISVLPSNHLAVSVWNGDGVSVDILDEGGRVIQSLPHDLIPSPSCLTVKGDSLVVVSENNSLKCVTSSGLVTWQSRDSAKLRHLRGVACDMEEFVYVCDVQTNCIVQLSSDGEVIRDVITRQDGLSRPWFVCCDQDTLYVTQEDGHVKIFRWMKANP